A genomic segment from Candidatus Nanopelagicales bacterium encodes:
- the hemG gene encoding protoporphyrinogen oxidase: MSVRMVTRFRLVPDRIFVWFRRSLLPAPSGPLVSGSSAKHRVVVIGGGIAGLAAAHAVTVESRGEIAVTVLESEPELGGKLRTAEVGGVQLDIGAEAMQSTRPEAVSLARAVGLDRDIVHPEVFGASLWLRDRLRRMPPTLMGVPTDLRALAAAQVLSKRSLLRMPLEYSRPATRFDGDVSVGAFVESRLGREVVDLLVEPLLGGVYAGRSDALSLAATVPALFRELRDEPSLLRAAQRTTRGGGRKAGARRGPIFAGIRGGVGRLPEAVAADLVAHGADVRTGAQVRSLHRVDDCWRIIVGGEGQQSVVEAEDIILAVPPPQASALLAHICPPAANDLGLIDMSSMAIVTLAYPAVAVAPLSGSGFLVPPTESRLLKAANYATSKWDWIARKARTRTSREDALVVIRASVGRVGDEESLDRDDADLVDRSHRELSQAVGIAAKPVDHLVTRWREAIPQYSTGHVNRVERIRSVVAGVDGLHICGAAFDGVGVASVIGSARMAARAVLEHADRPAVRVGQ; the protein is encoded by the coding sequence GTGTCAGTCCGCATGGTGACCAGGTTCCGTCTCGTCCCCGACCGGATCTTCGTGTGGTTCCGTCGCAGTCTTCTCCCCGCTCCCTCGGGCCCTCTCGTCTCGGGCTCCTCGGCGAAGCACAGGGTAGTCGTCATCGGCGGCGGCATCGCGGGTTTGGCTGCGGCCCACGCCGTCACGGTGGAGTCCCGTGGAGAGATCGCGGTGACCGTCCTCGAGAGTGAGCCGGAACTGGGCGGCAAGTTGCGCACGGCCGAGGTCGGCGGAGTGCAACTGGACATCGGTGCCGAAGCGATGCAGTCGACGCGACCCGAGGCGGTGAGTCTGGCGCGGGCAGTGGGACTGGACCGCGACATCGTGCATCCGGAAGTGTTCGGGGCTTCGCTGTGGCTGCGCGATCGTCTGCGCCGGATGCCACCGACTCTGATGGGGGTCCCGACCGATCTGCGTGCTCTCGCGGCAGCTCAAGTACTGAGTAAGCGCTCCCTGCTGCGGATGCCCCTGGAGTACTCCCGCCCGGCCACTCGCTTCGACGGCGATGTATCGGTGGGTGCGTTCGTGGAGTCTCGTCTGGGTCGCGAAGTCGTGGATCTCCTTGTCGAGCCGTTGCTCGGCGGTGTCTATGCGGGTCGATCGGATGCCCTTTCGCTCGCGGCGACCGTACCTGCGCTCTTCCGGGAACTCCGTGATGAGCCGTCGCTCTTGCGTGCCGCCCAACGCACGACCCGGGGTGGGGGGCGCAAAGCCGGGGCTCGCCGTGGCCCGATCTTCGCCGGCATCCGCGGGGGAGTCGGGCGACTGCCCGAGGCCGTGGCTGCCGACCTGGTGGCGCACGGAGCCGATGTAAGGACTGGCGCGCAGGTGCGGTCCCTGCATCGGGTGGACGATTGCTGGCGCATCATCGTGGGTGGTGAGGGTCAGCAGTCCGTGGTCGAGGCCGAGGACATCATTCTGGCCGTGCCCCCGCCCCAAGCGTCAGCACTGCTCGCGCACATCTGCCCTCCCGCAGCGAACGACCTCGGCCTCATCGACATGTCGAGCATGGCGATCGTCACCCTTGCCTACCCAGCCGTGGCGGTGGCGCCGCTGTCGGGGTCGGGTTTCCTCGTGCCGCCCACCGAATCCCGCTTGTTGAAGGCAGCCAACTACGCCACGAGTAAGTGGGACTGGATCGCACGCAAAGCGCGGACGCGCACCAGCCGGGAGGATGCACTGGTGGTGATCCGGGCGTCAGTGGGTCGCGTGGGCGACGAGGAATCCCTGGATCGGGACGACGCCGACCTTGTCGATCGCTCACACCGGGAGTTGAGCCAGGCCGTGGGGATCGCGGCAAAACCGGTCGACCACCTGGTGACCCGGTGGCGAGAGGCGATCCCGCAGTACTCGACCGGTCATGTCAACCGGGTCGAACGGATCCGGTCGGTGGTGGCGGGAGTCGATGGTCTGCACATCTGCGGTGCGGCGTTCGACGGGGTCGGCGTCGCATCGGTGATCGGCTCGGCGCGAATGGCTGCGCGCGCGGTCCTCGAGCATGCCGATCGACCCGCGGTCCGGGTGGGACAATAG
- a CDS encoding acetyl-CoA C-acyltransferase has product MTREVRNVVFVDGVRTPFGKAGKKGIFAETRADDLVVNVFRELVRRNPDLPLDRIDDVAVAATTQVGDQGLTIGRSAGILAGFPRSVPGYSVDRMCAGAMTAVTTLSAPIMAGMYDVAVAGGVEHMGRHPMGEGVDPNPRFLSERLVDPEALLMGKTAENLHDRFPHLTKERADAFAVASQEKTAKAYADGKIQPNLVPVATRSADKGFGLATVDEPPRPGTTMESLAGLKTPFRPHGRVTAGNAAGLNDGATGAIVAAEEVAAELGLTAKMRMTSFAFAGVDPEVMGIGPVPSTEKALARAGLTIDDMGLFEVNEAFAVQVLAFLDHFGIADDDPRVNQYGGAIAVGHPLASSGVRLMTYLATGFEEHPEVRYGLTTMCIGLGMGGTVIWENPHFDGKKA; this is encoded by the coding sequence GTGACCCGAGAAGTTCGCAATGTGGTGTTCGTCGATGGGGTACGGACCCCGTTCGGAAAGGCCGGCAAGAAGGGGATCTTCGCGGAGACGCGGGCCGATGACCTCGTCGTCAACGTGTTCCGCGAACTGGTCCGCCGTAACCCTGACCTCCCGCTCGACCGCATCGACGATGTCGCTGTCGCGGCCACCACCCAGGTCGGCGATCAAGGCCTGACGATCGGACGCTCGGCGGGCATCCTGGCGGGCTTCCCGCGCTCGGTCCCCGGATACAGCGTCGACCGCATGTGCGCTGGAGCCATGACGGCGGTGACTACCCTGTCCGCACCCATCATGGCCGGTATGTACGACGTCGCCGTGGCCGGCGGGGTCGAGCACATGGGCCGTCATCCCATGGGTGAGGGCGTCGACCCAAACCCCCGCTTCTTGTCCGAGCGCCTCGTCGACCCCGAAGCCCTGCTGATGGGCAAGACGGCCGAGAATCTGCATGACCGTTTCCCGCACCTGACCAAGGAACGCGCGGACGCGTTCGCCGTCGCCTCCCAGGAGAAGACCGCCAAGGCCTACGCCGACGGCAAGATTCAGCCGAACCTGGTCCCGGTCGCCACCCGCTCGGCCGACAAGGGCTTCGGGCTGGCCACAGTCGATGAGCCTCCGCGCCCCGGCACCACCATGGAGAGCCTCGCGGGTCTGAAGACGCCGTTCCGACCGCACGGTCGCGTGACCGCCGGTAATGCTGCCGGGCTGAACGACGGCGCGACCGGGGCCATCGTGGCGGCGGAGGAAGTCGCCGCCGAACTGGGATTGACCGCCAAGATGCGGATGACTTCATTCGCTTTCGCGGGAGTTGACCCCGAAGTCATGGGCATCGGTCCCGTCCCCTCGACGGAGAAGGCCCTGGCCCGCGCCGGACTCACCATCGACGACATGGGCCTGTTCGAGGTCAACGAGGCGTTCGCCGTGCAGGTGCTCGCATTCCTCGACCACTTCGGTATCGCCGATGACGATCCGCGAGTCAACCAGTACGGCGGTGCCATCGCCGTCGGCCACCCGTTGGCCTCGAGCGGCGTGCGCTTGATGACCTACCTGGCAACTGGGTTCGAGGAGCATCCCGAGGTCCGCTACGGACTGACCACCATGTGCATCGGCTTGGGCATGGGCGGAACAGTCATCTGGGAGAACCCCCACTTCGACGGAAAGAAGGCCTGA
- a CDS encoding DUF3000 domain-containing protein encodes MRTADHGVDPPAGFRSALSALRDMRARPEIELVEAPAPQRLAPYAIALTADVVADDHDLGTGRLVLLHDPDGQDAWEGAWRVVVFAKATMEPEMAVDPMICDVGWSWLQESLQHSGATYIAFGGTVTRTNSQPYGAMAGREASGDLEIRASWTPLDDEVVPHAAAWLDLLATMAGLEPLPVGVASLRR; translated from the coding sequence GTGCGCACCGCAGACCATGGGGTCGACCCGCCCGCCGGCTTCCGGTCCGCACTGTCGGCCCTGCGCGACATGCGCGCGCGCCCCGAGATCGAACTCGTCGAGGCGCCTGCCCCACAGCGTCTGGCGCCTTACGCCATCGCCCTGACCGCTGACGTCGTCGCTGACGATCACGATCTCGGGACGGGTCGGTTGGTGTTGCTGCACGACCCCGACGGCCAGGACGCCTGGGAGGGGGCTTGGCGGGTGGTCGTGTTCGCCAAGGCGACCATGGAGCCCGAGATGGCCGTCGATCCGATGATCTGCGACGTGGGCTGGTCCTGGTTGCAGGAGTCCCTGCAGCATTCCGGTGCCACCTACATCGCCTTCGGCGGCACCGTGACCCGCACGAACTCCCAGCCGTACGGGGCGATGGCCGGGCGAGAGGCGTCCGGCGATCTGGAGATCAGGGCTTCATGGACCCCCTTGGACGACGAGGTCGTGCCGCACGCCGCGGCGTGGTTGGACCTCTTGGCGACGATGGCGGGACTCGAACCGCTTCCCGTGGGAGTGGCGTCCCTGCGCCGCTGA
- a CDS encoding LuxR C-terminal-related transcriptional regulator has translation MTSTAVSSPRRPMPRLSALLVTADGVHRRRWIAPLRSVGIGQVLEAFGPDEAVNRGRMATDHGVCVVESAPQEGSILQVIRELRRQGWHRLVLVSPRGDDNTVKLALAAKIRSFIVCREGAGAPTHQDRRVPGSASHLDLSDRELQVVQFVANGHTNRAIGDELNLSALTVKSHLSRIGRKLGTGDRAQMVAICMRAGLVH, from the coding sequence GTGACGTCGACCGCAGTGAGTTCGCCCCGGCGTCCGATGCCCAGGCTGTCGGCGCTGCTGGTCACCGCCGATGGGGTCCATCGCCGCCGCTGGATCGCCCCGCTGCGTAGCGTCGGGATCGGGCAGGTGTTGGAGGCCTTCGGCCCCGATGAAGCAGTCAACCGGGGTCGGATGGCCACCGACCACGGCGTGTGTGTCGTCGAATCAGCCCCCCAGGAGGGGTCCATCCTGCAGGTGATCAGAGAACTGCGACGCCAGGGATGGCATCGCCTGGTGCTGGTCAGCCCGCGGGGCGACGACAACACGGTGAAGCTGGCCCTGGCTGCCAAGATCCGCAGTTTCATCGTGTGCCGCGAGGGTGCAGGGGCGCCCACTCATCAGGATCGCCGTGTACCGGGGTCTGCGTCACACCTGGACCTGTCGGATCGGGAGCTGCAGGTAGTGCAGTTCGTGGCCAACGGCCACACCAATCGTGCGATCGGCGACGAACTCAACTTGTCGGCGCTCACGGTCAAGAGCCACCTCTCACGGATCGGGCGCAAACTCGGAACCGGAGACCGCGCCCAGATGGTCGCCATCTGCATGCGGGCCGGTCTGGTCCACTGA
- a CDS encoding DNA primase small subunit domain-containing protein — protein sequence MAPRWGDAVMLDVAGRSVRCSNPLRPYFPQVGLRKIDVVEYYRDVAVAMLRQIQQRPTTLERWPTGVVPGVTLAQRDGTKGAAFYQKRVPQGAPDYVETCRIAFPSGRTADEVCPTEPAVIVWLATLGTITMHPWPVRRDLPDTPDELRLDFDPQPGTDFADAVSAALVARDLMAEQWGWVAYPKTSGGRGVHVYVRIQRRWTFTDIRHAAIAIGRELERRLPGRVTTAWWKEERGETVFVDYNQNSRDRTIAAAWSVRARPEATVSTPVTWEELPQCRPQDFTVLSVPGVLADRGDPWEAIDDIAHDLTPALELYARDERDRGLGDLPYPPEYPKMPGEPLRVQPSRKARKHTENPA from the coding sequence ATGGCACCTCGGTGGGGTGATGCGGTCATGCTTGATGTTGCCGGTCGCTCCGTGCGCTGCAGCAACCCTTTGCGTCCCTACTTTCCGCAGGTGGGGCTCCGCAAGATCGACGTCGTCGAGTACTACCGCGATGTGGCCGTCGCGATGCTGCGGCAGATTCAGCAACGGCCCACGACGCTGGAGCGCTGGCCCACGGGGGTGGTTCCCGGCGTGACTCTGGCGCAGCGTGACGGCACCAAAGGGGCGGCCTTCTACCAGAAGCGCGTGCCTCAAGGAGCGCCTGACTACGTCGAGACGTGTCGGATAGCGTTCCCCAGTGGTCGTACGGCCGACGAGGTCTGTCCGACTGAGCCCGCTGTGATCGTGTGGCTGGCCACACTGGGGACAATCACCATGCATCCCTGGCCGGTGCGTCGGGACCTGCCCGATACGCCCGACGAGTTGCGGCTCGACTTCGACCCGCAGCCGGGAACCGACTTCGCGGACGCCGTATCGGCGGCGTTGGTGGCCCGTGACCTCATGGCCGAGCAATGGGGATGGGTCGCCTATCCGAAGACCAGCGGCGGACGGGGGGTTCATGTCTACGTCCGCATCCAGCGTCGCTGGACCTTCACGGACATCCGACACGCTGCGATTGCGATCGGACGCGAACTCGAGCGACGACTCCCGGGTCGGGTCACCACCGCCTGGTGGAAGGAGGAACGGGGAGAGACCGTTTTCGTCGACTACAACCAGAACTCGAGAGATCGTACGATCGCGGCCGCTTGGTCGGTGCGCGCGCGACCGGAGGCCACCGTGTCCACTCCCGTCACGTGGGAGGAACTGCCGCAGTGCCGACCCCAGGACTTCACCGTGTTGTCTGTTCCCGGGGTGCTGGCGGATCGCGGTGACCCATGGGAAGCCATCGATGACATCGCCCACGACCTCACGCCGGCGCTGGAGTTGTACGCCCGCGACGAACGGGACCGTGGTCTGGGTGACCTGCCCTATCCACCTGAGTATCCGAAGATGCCGGGGGAACCGCTACGCGTACAACCGAGCCGAAAAGCCCGTAAACACACGGAAAATCCGGCCTAA
- a CDS encoding HRDC domain-containing protein: protein MSGDSSDDTEPLPVLRVPADGIPDVIDEPSRLRAAVEQLATGRGPVAIDAERASGHRYGQRAFLFQLRRAGAGTFLVDANSLTDLTPLAAALREPEWILHAATQDLPCLAERDIRPTRLFDTELAARLLGMPRVGLASLTEDLLGIGLAKGHGAADWSKRPLPESWRAYAALDVELLAELREILTAQLEQRGRWEWAAEEFAYLTEWTPRPKADPWRRMSGVAKLPDSRSLAIARELWAARERAAEAADKPPSRVMSDAAILAAARTQPTSLQSLRAMREFARHGRRISLWWQAVERAQQLAEAELPPRRVEEIPPPQRSWERRDPVAAARLSAVRAAISQRADELAIPAEVLVSPDPIRALVWHSTGPVPVEEVRRRLTELGVRQWQQQQIADLITDELA, encoded by the coding sequence GTGAGTGGAGATTCCAGCGACGACACGGAACCCCTGCCGGTCCTGCGGGTTCCGGCCGACGGGATACCGGACGTCATCGACGAGCCTTCGCGACTGCGCGCGGCCGTAGAGCAACTCGCCACGGGTCGGGGACCCGTGGCGATCGATGCCGAACGAGCCTCGGGCCACAGGTACGGCCAGCGGGCCTTCTTGTTCCAACTCCGTCGCGCCGGGGCCGGGACCTTCCTGGTGGATGCGAACTCGCTGACCGACCTGACACCGCTGGCAGCGGCTTTGCGGGAACCGGAATGGATTCTGCATGCCGCGACGCAGGATCTCCCCTGCCTGGCGGAACGCGACATCCGGCCCACGCGGCTGTTCGACACCGAACTGGCTGCGCGCCTCCTCGGGATGCCCAGGGTCGGGCTCGCGTCCCTCACCGAGGACCTCCTGGGGATCGGGCTGGCGAAGGGGCACGGCGCCGCAGACTGGTCCAAACGACCGCTGCCGGAGTCCTGGCGCGCGTACGCCGCCCTGGACGTGGAACTGCTGGCGGAACTCCGCGAGATCCTGACAGCGCAACTGGAGCAGCGGGGCCGGTGGGAGTGGGCCGCAGAAGAGTTCGCCTATCTCACCGAGTGGACGCCCCGACCCAAGGCGGACCCTTGGCGCAGGATGTCGGGGGTGGCGAAACTTCCTGATTCGCGATCGCTGGCGATCGCCAGGGAACTATGGGCCGCCCGCGAACGCGCAGCCGAGGCCGCCGACAAGCCGCCGAGCCGGGTGATGTCAGACGCGGCGATACTGGCAGCCGCACGCACCCAACCCACTTCCCTGCAGAGTCTGCGCGCGATGCGGGAGTTCGCCCGACACGGCCGGCGGATCTCGCTCTGGTGGCAGGCCGTGGAGCGAGCCCAACAACTTGCCGAAGCTGAACTCCCCCCGCGGCGGGTCGAGGAGATTCCTCCCCCGCAGCGTTCGTGGGAACGTCGCGATCCAGTCGCCGCCGCCCGCCTGTCCGCGGTCAGGGCCGCCATTTCGCAGCGGGCAGACGAACTGGCCATTCCCGCGGAGGTGCTGGTGTCCCCGGACCCGATCCGAGCTCTCGTCTGGCATTCCACCGGTCCCGTCCCGGTCGAGGAGGTCCGCCGACGCCTGACCGAACTCGGAGTCCGACAGTGGCAACAACAGCAGATCGCGGACCTCATCACTGACGAACTGGCGTGA
- the msrB gene encoding peptide-methionine (R)-S-oxide reductase MsrB has product MSVSDRDPRTGQPYPTSLSEEEWRSRLTDAEYEVLRMAGTERPFTGEYTDDHTEGVYSCRACGAELFRSDAKFDSHCGWPSFFTPLAGDAVVEIEDRSLGMTRTEVRCASCGSHLGHVFAGEGYGTPTDLRYCINSVSLRRT; this is encoded by the coding sequence ATGAGCGTGTCCGACCGAGACCCCCGAACCGGTCAACCGTACCCGACCAGTCTGAGCGAGGAAGAGTGGCGCAGCCGGCTCACCGATGCGGAGTATGAGGTCCTTCGCATGGCGGGAACGGAACGGCCCTTCACAGGCGAGTACACCGACGATCACACCGAAGGTGTCTACTCCTGTCGGGCTTGTGGCGCCGAGTTGTTCCGCTCCGACGCCAAGTTCGACAGCCACTGTGGCTGGCCCAGCTTCTTCACTCCCCTGGCCGGCGACGCGGTCGTCGAGATCGAGGACCGGTCACTGGGCATGACGCGGACCGAGGTCCGATGTGCGAGTTGTGGCTCCCACCTCGGGCATGTGTTCGCCGGTGAGGGGTACGGGACTCCCACCGACCTGCGCTACTGCATCAACTCGGTGTCGCTGCGGCGTACCTGA
- a CDS encoding FUSC family protein, whose translation MAGKKRGRRLLILALAIALMALPGLVLTTFGLSNLVSVWTMGSTAGFVAMMTGGPRVAATVAVALLVLMPLATWSSGSPWFGAVILAIAAAVAAYPARWYRDTGTNWAVITLAFAAANPPSMGHDLTPSDILLIGVIASLAVLWGMGMAAAGGATGPTTPSGGVGQRHALAFALAKGAAVGATTGVVIDRHLGLAGAWMVMTVVLVVQPGIADTWSRSLQRAAGTIAGFMIALVVGVVVPWSPIVYISGTLFLVLALVLRKKGITYWRYVALMTPAVVLMEGANGAVVTTDIERLFATVMGAAISLTLVALMWPLRRGATVEPAQSSKESTTPVDPRI comes from the coding sequence ATGGCTGGGAAGAAACGCGGTCGCCGGCTGCTGATCCTTGCCCTGGCGATTGCCCTGATGGCTCTGCCTGGATTGGTGCTCACCACATTCGGACTGAGCAATCTGGTGTCTGTCTGGACGATGGGCAGTACGGCGGGTTTCGTTGCGATGATGACTGGTGGGCCGCGGGTCGCCGCCACCGTCGCTGTCGCCTTGCTCGTGCTGATGCCTCTGGCGACCTGGTCGTCTGGGTCGCCGTGGTTCGGTGCGGTGATCCTGGCGATCGCGGCCGCCGTCGCGGCATATCCGGCCCGTTGGTATCGAGACACCGGCACCAACTGGGCAGTGATCACGTTGGCCTTCGCTGCAGCGAACCCGCCCTCCATGGGACATGACCTGACACCTAGCGACATTCTGCTGATCGGCGTCATTGCCTCCCTCGCAGTCCTGTGGGGGATGGGGATGGCTGCGGCCGGCGGCGCGACGGGCCCCACTACGCCGAGCGGAGGAGTTGGACAACGCCACGCTCTGGCGTTCGCCCTCGCAAAGGGAGCCGCAGTGGGCGCCACCACCGGCGTGGTGATCGACCGACACCTGGGGCTTGCCGGCGCCTGGATGGTCATGACTGTCGTGCTGGTGGTTCAGCCGGGCATCGCAGACACATGGTCGCGAAGCCTGCAGCGTGCAGCCGGCACAATCGCTGGCTTCATGATTGCTCTCGTCGTGGGAGTCGTGGTCCCGTGGAGTCCGATTGTCTACATCTCAGGAACCCTGTTCCTGGTCTTGGCCCTGGTCCTGCGCAAGAAGGGGATCACGTATTGGCGCTATGTGGCGCTCATGACCCCTGCGGTTGTTCTGATGGAGGGAGCCAACGGAGCAGTCGTCACAACAGATATCGAGCGGCTCTTCGCGACTGTCATGGGTGCGGCCATCTCCCTGACGTTGGTTGCGCTCATGTGGCCGTTGCGCCGTGGCGCGACGGTTGAACCTGCGCAGTCGTCAAAGGAATCGACGACTCCGGTCGATCCCCGAATATGA
- the hemQ gene encoding hydrogen peroxide-dependent heme synthase — translation MDDPSDASTAPTTKARMVRDINDSIAYMMVSVYRASSALPTSDLAVKEATAAWDGVTVRGWYDVSGLRADADVMIWSHARTSDALQQTYHSFARSEVGRHLTPVWSQMALHRPAEFNRSHVPAFLAGERAHDYLCVYPFVRSYEWYLLPEPERRELLVEHGQMGRAYPDVRANTVASFALGDYEWILAFESDELHRIVDLMRTLRSSGARLHVREEIPFYTGRRREPAELIADLG, via the coding sequence ATGGATGACCCCAGCGACGCCTCGACTGCTCCCACCACCAAGGCGCGCATGGTCCGGGACATCAACGACTCGATCGCCTACATGATGGTCAGCGTCTACCGGGCCTCATCGGCGCTGCCGACGAGTGACCTCGCGGTCAAGGAGGCCACTGCTGCATGGGATGGCGTCACCGTGCGCGGCTGGTACGACGTATCCGGGCTGCGGGCGGACGCCGACGTGATGATCTGGTCCCACGCCCGGACCAGCGATGCCCTGCAACAGACCTATCACTCGTTTGCGCGCTCCGAGGTGGGGCGTCACCTCACCCCGGTGTGGTCCCAGATGGCGCTGCACCGCCCGGCCGAGTTCAATCGCTCTCACGTTCCCGCCTTCCTCGCCGGGGAACGGGCCCACGATTACCTGTGCGTCTATCCGTTCGTGCGGTCCTATGAGTGGTACCTGTTGCCCGAACCCGAGCGCCGGGAACTGCTCGTCGAACACGGGCAGATGGGTCGCGCCTATCCGGACGTGCGCGCCAACACTGTCGCATCGTTCGCGCTCGGCGACTACGAGTGGATCCTCGCGTTCGAGTCAGACGAACTGCATCGGATCGTGGATCTGATGCGGACCCTTCGCTCCTCGGGTGCTCGGCTCCACGTCCGCGAGGAGATCCCCTTCTACACCGGCCGACGGCGGGAACCAGCCGAGCTCATCGCTGATCTGGGCTGA
- a CDS encoding DMT family transporter, producing MAALLALLSSLLWGTGDFLAGALSRRRAVAGVLGGSQVVGFAVMVVIATATGSWGADPAGYLGWAVLASFSGFLGLFAFYTALATGRMGVVSPIAALGVLVPLAAGLFAGELPTPLQYVGIVLAIIGVVLASGPEISGEAGLRPVLLASLAALCFGLFLVFVAKGAEESAVMTMTAQRATTTVIVLIAVAVTRSVGGLHRNDIGWLIAIGTFDITANLLFSIATTQGLLAITSVLGSLYPVVTVILAWLVLREKLAPAQYVGVAVALAGVAAISAG from the coding sequence ATGGCAGCGCTTCTCGCGCTCCTCAGCAGTTTGCTGTGGGGCACCGGAGACTTCCTGGCTGGGGCACTGTCGCGTCGCAGGGCGGTGGCTGGTGTCCTCGGCGGTTCACAGGTCGTCGGTTTCGCCGTCATGGTGGTGATCGCCACCGCCACCGGCTCGTGGGGCGCGGATCCGGCCGGCTACCTGGGTTGGGCAGTCCTGGCCAGCTTCTCGGGGTTCCTGGGCCTGTTCGCCTTCTACACGGCGTTGGCGACCGGGCGAATGGGGGTCGTGTCCCCGATCGCCGCCCTGGGAGTACTGGTCCCCCTGGCGGCTGGTCTGTTCGCCGGGGAACTACCCACACCCCTGCAGTACGTCGGAATCGTGCTCGCGATCATCGGGGTGGTGCTTGCCAGTGGACCGGAGATCTCCGGCGAGGCGGGGCTTCGTCCCGTCCTGCTCGCGTCCTTGGCCGCACTGTGTTTCGGACTCTTCTTGGTGTTCGTCGCCAAAGGTGCTGAGGAGAGCGCCGTGATGACCATGACCGCTCAACGCGCGACCACGACCGTGATCGTGCTGATCGCAGTCGCAGTGACCCGCAGCGTCGGCGGGTTGCACCGCAACGACATCGGTTGGCTGATCGCCATCGGCACATTCGACATCACGGCCAACCTGCTGTTCAGCATCGCGACCACCCAGGGGCTGTTGGCCATCACCTCGGTCCTGGGATCGCTCTACCCGGTGGTGACGGTCATCCTCGCCTGGCTCGTGCTGCGCGAAAAGCTCGCCCCTGCACAGTACGTGGGCGTGGCAGTGGCGTTGGCCGGGGTCGCGGCCATCAGTGCCGGCTGA
- the hemE gene encoding uroporphyrinogen decarboxylase has protein sequence MLLLIHEAVGARSSDRVPVWFMRQAGRSLPEYRELRAGGAMLDACFDTDLVTEITMQPVRRHGVDAAILFSDIVVPLRAAGIDVTIKPGVGPVMAHPVRDRTAVAAIGELGDTSAIEAAVALLTRELGDKPLIGFCGAPFTLASYLIEGGPSREHAVTKAVMWGQPDLWSALLTRIADLAGQFLRRQVLAGASAVQVFDSWAGTLSRPDYERFVRPFTQRVFDHIADLPVPRIHFGVVTGELLASMALPQCDVVGVDFRVMLSDGIERIGPTHSVQGNVDPAALLAGWDVARERTESAIRQGVGARGHILNLGHGVLPQTDPELLTDLVSWVHEHGQAVRDRGGSEAAQPGESAQAGGKVDS, from the coding sequence ATGCTCCTACTTATCCACGAGGCTGTCGGGGCGCGATCGTCGGATCGGGTGCCGGTCTGGTTCATGCGCCAAGCCGGGCGGTCCCTGCCCGAATACCGGGAACTGCGGGCGGGCGGTGCGATGTTGGACGCCTGCTTCGACACCGACCTGGTCACTGAGATCACGATGCAGCCCGTGCGCCGCCACGGCGTCGATGCGGCGATCCTGTTCAGCGATATCGTCGTCCCGCTGCGGGCGGCGGGCATCGACGTGACGATCAAACCCGGAGTGGGGCCGGTGATGGCCCACCCAGTGCGCGACCGCACGGCAGTCGCCGCGATCGGCGAGTTGGGGGACACCTCCGCGATCGAAGCGGCCGTGGCCCTGCTGACGCGTGAGCTCGGCGACAAACCGTTGATCGGATTCTGTGGTGCTCCGTTCACCTTGGCCTCCTACCTGATCGAGGGGGGACCGAGCCGCGAGCATGCCGTCACCAAGGCGGTGATGTGGGGTCAACCCGACCTGTGGTCGGCATTGCTGACGCGAATCGCCGATCTCGCCGGGCAGTTCCTGCGACGCCAGGTGCTCGCGGGCGCGAGCGCAGTCCAGGTGTTCGACTCGTGGGCGGGGACGCTGTCCCGCCCGGACTACGAGAGGTTCGTCCGACCTTTCACCCAGCGGGTCTTCGATCACATCGCCGATCTGCCCGTTCCCCGCATCCACTTCGGGGTGGTCACCGGCGAGTTACTCGCGAGCATGGCCCTGCCTCAGTGCGACGTGGTCGGTGTGGATTTCCGCGTCATGTTGTCGGACGGGATCGAGCGGATCGGCCCGACCCACAGCGTGCAAGGCAACGTTGATCCCGCGGCGCTGTTGGCGGGCTGGGACGTTGCCCGCGAGCGCACCGAGTCGGCGATCCGACAGGGGGTCGGTGCGCGTGGACACATCCTCAACCTGGGACACGGTGTCCTGCCCCAAACCGATCCCGAACTGCTGACGGATCTGGTCTCCTGGGTTCACGAACACGGTCAGGCAGTGAGGGACCGGGGCGGGTCGGAAGCTGCCCAGCCTGGTGAGTCTGCCCAGGCTGGTGGGAAGGTGGACTCATGA